The following proteins are encoded in a genomic region of Necator americanus strain Aroian chromosome II, whole genome shotgun sequence:
- a CDS encoding hypothetical protein (NECATOR_CHRII.G8298.T2) → MGKRSAVFDEISALAGERIMIIDGAMGTMIQREHLEEHDFRGEVLKDHSKPLKGNNDLLSITRPDIIEKIHKLYLDAGADFIETNTFSGTRIAQADYGTEHLVHEINYQSALVARRACNAVREETGRRCYVCGSIGPTNKTLSISPSVEKPEMRNITFKELVQAYGDQARSLLQGGVDVLLVETVFDSANAKAALFAIRGLFEDEEIMEVPVLLSGTIVDLSGRTLSGQTGEAFLVSTKQGKPLAVGLNCALGAKDMRPFIEAMSKFSDALIICYPNAGYDETAEDMAETLKQFAIDGLVNIVGGCCGTTPDHISAMANALKGIAPRRPPLDPHAGNMLLSGLEPMTVGPYCNFVNIGERCNVAGSRRFCNLIKNEKYEAAIDVARAQVENGAQVLDINMDDGLLDGPFAMSKFLRLIATEPDVAKVPVCIDSSDFSVIVAGLESIQGKCIVNSISLKEGEKLFIERARLIRRYGAAVVVMAFDEEGQAAETMRKYEICERSYRILTEEVGFDPCDIIFDPNILTIATGMDEHANYGVYFIDATRMIRENLPGCHVSGGVSNISFSFRGMEAVREAMHSVFLYYAIKAGMDMGIVNAGALPVYEDIPKDLLILIEDLLFNRDPDATEKMLVVAQDMKKEGKKAEKTEEWRNFSVEERLKYALVKGIDTHVVEDTEEARCMTDKYPRPLNVIERPLMDGMAVVGELFGSGRMFLPQVIKSARVMKKAVAHLIPFMDKEREENIKKMGLSEDQSPYQGTMVIATVKGDVHDIGKNIVGVVLGCNNFKVIDLGVMTPCEVIIKTAIEEKADFIGCSGLITPSLDEMVHVAKEMQRNGLKIPLLIGGATTSKTHTAVKIAPRYDSPVIHCLDASKSVVVCSALTDKTTKDAFIADIKEEYEEVRQEHYESLKERRFTAIDVARSKALRIDFNKFAPVKPSFLGRKGFLDFDLRQLIPYIDWKPFFDVWQLRGKYPNRAYPRIFKDEQVGEEAKRVFDDAQKWLSKIIEEKKLKANAVVGFYEAGSEGDDIYLYENGAKIATFYGLRQQSGREHDQPHLCISDFIKPLTNGAPSDYIGLFACTAGLGAQEYCKELESDHDDYGSIMIKALADRLAEAFAEYLHRLVRIDLWGYSTDEALTPADLLSVKYHGIRPAPGYPTQPDHTEKRTLWDLLKAADYELELSEHLAMLPAASVSGLYFASPSSSYFAVGKIDKDQVTDYAARKGVPLENMERWLSPILGYDVED, encoded by the exons ATGGGTAAACGGAGCGCGGTATTCGATGAAATATCCGCATTGGCTGGCGAGCGGATAATGATCATCGACGGCGCCATGGGCACCATGATACAACGAGAACATCTAGAAGAACACGACTTTAGAGGAGAA GTTCTTAAAGATCATTCGAAACCACTTAAAGGTAATAACGATCTGCTATCAATTACACGGCCAGATATAATCGAAAAG attcatAAGTTGTATCTTGATGCTGGAGCGGATTTTATCGAAACGAACACCTTCTCTGGTACCAGGATCGCCCAAGCTGATTATGGAACGGAGCACCTTGTCCACGAGATCAACTACCAATCGGCGTTGGTGGCGAGACGGGCTTGTAATGCCGTTCGGGAGGAAACTG GAAGAAGATGTTACGTATGTGGATCCATAGGACCCACTAATAAAACGCTTTCCATCTCACCGTCGGTGGAAAAAccagaaatgagaaatatta cattcaaAGAATTAGTGCAAGCGTATGGTGACCAGGCACGGTCACTACTTCAAGGTGGTGTAGATGTTCTGCTGGTTGAGACCGTTTTCGACTCCGCTAACGCTAAAGCAGCTCTGTTTGCCATCCGAGGATTATTCGAAGATGAAG AGATTATGGAAGTACCGGTGCTCCTATCTGGCACTATAGTGGACCTATCTGGCAGAACATTGTCAGGACAAACGGGCGAAGCTTTTTTAGTGTCGACCAAACAG GGAAAACCACTAGCAGTCGGTTTGAATTGTGCACTTGGTGCTAAGGATATGCGGCCATTCATCGAGGCGATGTCAAAGTTCTCGGATGCACTAATTATTTGCTACCCAAATGCCG GATACGACGAGACTGCTGAGGATATGGCTGAAACACTCAAGCAATTCGCTATAGACGGACTG GTTAATATTGTTGGAGGATGCTGCGGTACTACCCCGGATCATATTTCAGCGATGGCTAATGCTTTGAAG GGAATAGCACCACGACGACCGCCTCTGGATCCTCATGCCGGGAATATGCTGCTGTCAGGATTGGAACCGATGACCGTCGGACCGTACTGTAACTTTGTAAATATCGGTGAACGATGTAACGTGGCAGGTTCAAGGCGATTCTGCAACCTTATCAAGAATGAGAAGTATGAG GCTGCTATCGATGTTGCACGAGCACAAGTTGAAAACGGAGCACAAGTTCTGGATATCAACATGGACGACGGTCTTCTAGATGGACCATTTGCGATGAGCAAATTTTTAAGACTTATCGCTACCGAGCCGGATGTTGCTAAG GTACCAGTTTGCATTGATTCGTCAGATTTCTCAGTAATTGTTGCCGGATTAGAATCAATCCAAGGAAAGTGCATTGTAAATTCGATTTCGCTGAAAGAGGGCGAGAAACTTTTCATAGAACGG GCTCGACTTATTCGAAGATATGGAGCGGCCGTAGTGGTTATGGCTTTTGATGAGGAAGGACAAGCAGCGGAAACAATGCGGAAGTATGAGATTTGCGAGCGAAGTTACAG GATACTCACGGAAGAAGTTGGTTTCGATCCTTGCGACATCATATTCGATCCTAATATTCTCACCATTGCAACGGGTATGGATGAACACGCTAACTATGGTGTATACTTCATCGATGCTACACGAATGATTCGG GAAAATCTTCCCGGATGCCATGTTTCTGGTGGTGTATCGAACATATCGTTTTCATTTCGTGGAATGGag GCGGTACGCGAAGCTATGCACTCCGTTTTCCTGTACTACGCTATTAAAGCTGGAATGGATATGGGGATTGTGAACGCAGGAGCGCTTCCTGTTTATGAGGATATTCCAAAG GACCTTCTGATTCTGATCGAGGACCTGTTGTTCAACCGTGATCCTGATGCGACCGAGAAAATGCTGGTAGTGGCTCAAGACATGAAGAAAGAAGgcaaaaaagccgaaaaaacCGAGGAATGGCGTAATTTCAGCGTTGAGGAACGTCTCAAGTACGCACTTGTCAAG GGTATTGACACTCATGTTGTGGAAGACACCGAGGAAGCGCGGTGTATGACTGACAAATATCCGAGGCCATTGAATGTCATCGAGAGGCCGCTTATGGATGGAATGGCTGTTGTCGGAGAGCTATTCGGGTCCGGAAGAATGTTCTTGCCTCAG GTGATCAAATCAGCTCGAGTGATGAAGAAAGCTGTAGCCCATCTCATACCATTCATGGACAaggaacgagaagaaaatatcaagAAAATGGGCCTCAGTGAGGATCAG AGTCCTTATCAAGGTACAATGGTTATTGCAACCGTAAAAGGAGATGTTCATGATATCGGAAAAAATATTGTGGGTGTAGTGTTAGGATGTAATAACTTTAAG GTTATTGATCTAGGCGTAATGACACCTTGTGAAGTGATAATTAAAACTGCGATCGAAGAAAAAGCAG ACTTCATCGGATGCTCAGGACTAATCACACCTTCACTGGATGAAATGGTTCATGTGGCGAAAGAAATGCAGAGAAATGGGCTAAAAATACCGCTACTTATTG GCGGTGCCACTACATCCAAAACACATACAGCCGTAAAAATCGCTCCACGCTATGACAGTCCCGTTATTCACTGCCTAGACGCAAGTAAATCCGTTGTGGTG TGCTCTGCATTGACCGACAAAACTACAAAGGATGCATTCATTGCTGACATCAAAGAGGAATATGAAGAG GTACGGCAAGAACACTACGAATCTCTAAAGGAACGTCGTTTCACAGCGATTGATGTCGCCAGATCAAAAGCGTTGCGCATCGATTTCAATAAATTCGCGCCAG TAAAACCATCATTCCTTGGTCGTAAAGGATTCTTGGATTTCGATCTCCGCCAACTGATCCCATATATTGATTGGAAGCCGTTTTTCGATGTTTGGCAGCTGAGAGGAAAATATCCGAATCGAGCGTATCCAAGAATTTTCAAGGATGAACAAGTAGGAGAAGAAGCGAAGAGAGTGTTTGAT GATGCGCAAAAATGGTTGAGCAAAAtcattgaagaaaagaagctcAAAGCAAACGCTGTGGTAGGATTTTATGAAGCTGGGTCCGAGGGAGACGATATTTAT ttataTGAGAATGGTGCAAAAATTGCGACTTTCTACGGATTACGACAGCAGTCTGGACGTGAACACGATCAACCGCATCTGTGCATCAGTGACTTTATCAAACCTCTAACTAATG GCGCTCCATCGGACTACATTGGGCTTTTTGCTTGCACTGCTGGTTTAGGTGCTCAGGAGTACTGCAAAGAATTAGAGAGTGATCATGACGATTATGGAAGCATTATGATCAAG GCGCTAGCTGATCGTTTAGCTGAGGCGTTTGCAGAATATCTTCATCGTTTAGTACGAATCGACTTATGGG
- a CDS encoding hypothetical protein (NECATOR_CHRII.G8298.T1): protein MGKRSAVFDEISALAGERIMIIDGAMGTMIQREHLEEHDFRGEVLKDHSKPLKGNNDLLSITRPDIIEKIHKLYLDAGADFIETNTFSGTRIAQADYGTEHLVHEINYQSALVARRACNAVREETAFKELVQAYGDQARSLLQGGVDVLLVETVFDSANAKAALFAIRGLFEDEEIMEVPVLLSGTIVDLSGRTLSGQTGEAFLVSTKQGKPLAVGLNCALGAKDMRPFIEAMSKFSDALIICYPNADTTLFCITSPNLHELSLPSFGLPNALGGYDETAEDMAETLKQFAIDGLVNIVGGCCGTTPDHISAMANALKGIAPRRPPLDPHAGNMLLSGLEPMTVGPYCNFVNIGERCNVAGSRRFCNLIKNEKYEAAIDVARAQVENGAQVLDINMDDGLLDGPFAMSKFLRLIATEPDVAKVPVCIDSSDFSVIVAGLESIQGKCIVNSISLKEGEKLFIERARLIRRYGAAVVVMAFDEEGQAAETMRKYEICERSYRILTEEVGFDPCDIIFDPNILTIATGMDEHANYGVYFIDATRMIRENLPGCHVSGGVSNISFSFRGMEAVREAMHSVFLYYAIKAGMDMGIVNAGALPVYEDIPKDLLILIEDLLFNRDPDATEKMLVVAQDMKKEGKKAEKTEEWRNFSVEERLKYALVKGIDTHVVEDTEEARCMTDKYPRPLNVIERPLMDGMAVVGELFGSGRMFLPQVIKSARVMKKAVAHLIPFMDKEREENIKKMGLSEDQSPYQGTMVIATVKGDVHDIGKNIVGVVLGCNNFKVIDLGVMTPCEVIIKTAIEEKADFIGCSGLITPSLDEMVHVAKEMQRNGLKIPLLIGGATTSKTHTAVKIAPRYDSPVIHCLDASKSVVVCSALTDKTTKDAFIADIKEEYEEVRQEHYESLKERRFTAIDVARSKALRIDFNKFAPVHEKNYHVTVKPSFLGRKGFLDFDLRQLIPYIDWKPFFDVWQLRGKYPNRAYPRIFKDEQVGEEAKRVFDDAQKWLSKIIEEKKLKANAVVGFYEAGSEGDDIYLYENGAKIATFYGLRQQSGREHDQPHLCISDFIKPLTNGAPSDYIGLFACTAGLGAQEYCKELESDHDDYGSIMIKALADRLAEAFAEYLHRLVRIDLWGYSTDEALTPADLLSVKYHGIRPAPGYPTQPDHTEKRTLWDLLKAADYELELSEHLAMLPAASVSGLYFASPSSSYFAVGKIDKDQVTDYAARKGVPLENMERWLSPILGYDVED from the exons ATGGGTAAACGGAGCGCGGTATTCGATGAAATATCCGCATTGGCTGGCGAGCGGATAATGATCATCGACGGCGCCATGGGCACCATGATACAACGAGAACATCTAGAAGAACACGACTTTAGAGGAGAA GTTCTTAAAGATCATTCGAAACCACTTAAAGGTAATAACGATCTGCTATCAATTACACGGCCAGATATAATCGAAAAG attcatAAGTTGTATCTTGATGCTGGAGCGGATTTTATCGAAACGAACACCTTCTCTGGTACCAGGATCGCCCAAGCTGATTATGGAACGGAGCACCTTGTCCACGAGATCAACTACCAATCGGCGTTGGTGGCGAGACGGGCTTGTAATGCCGTTCGGGAGGAAACTG cattcaaAGAATTAGTGCAAGCGTATGGTGACCAGGCACGGTCACTACTTCAAGGTGGTGTAGATGTTCTGCTGGTTGAGACCGTTTTCGACTCCGCTAACGCTAAAGCAGCTCTGTTTGCCATCCGAGGATTATTCGAAGATGAAG AGATTATGGAAGTACCGGTGCTCCTATCTGGCACTATAGTGGACCTATCTGGCAGAACATTGTCAGGACAAACGGGCGAAGCTTTTTTAGTGTCGACCAAACAG GGAAAACCACTAGCAGTCGGTTTGAATTGTGCACTTGGTGCTAAGGATATGCGGCCATTCATCGAGGCGATGTCAAAGTTCTCGGATGCACTAATTATTTGCTACCCAAATGCCG acACAACACTATTTTGTATCACATCACCAAATCTTCACGAAtt atcTCTGCCCTCTTTCGGTCTCCCAAATGCACTCGGAGGATACGACGAGACTGCTGAGGATATGGCTGAAACACTCAAGCAATTCGCTATAGACGGACTG GTTAATATTGTTGGAGGATGCTGCGGTACTACCCCGGATCATATTTCAGCGATGGCTAATGCTTTGAAG GGAATAGCACCACGACGACCGCCTCTGGATCCTCATGCCGGGAATATGCTGCTGTCAGGATTGGAACCGATGACCGTCGGACCGTACTGTAACTTTGTAAATATCGGTGAACGATGTAACGTGGCAGGTTCAAGGCGATTCTGCAACCTTATCAAGAATGAGAAGTATGAG GCTGCTATCGATGTTGCACGAGCACAAGTTGAAAACGGAGCACAAGTTCTGGATATCAACATGGACGACGGTCTTCTAGATGGACCATTTGCGATGAGCAAATTTTTAAGACTTATCGCTACCGAGCCGGATGTTGCTAAG GTACCAGTTTGCATTGATTCGTCAGATTTCTCAGTAATTGTTGCCGGATTAGAATCAATCCAAGGAAAGTGCATTGTAAATTCGATTTCGCTGAAAGAGGGCGAGAAACTTTTCATAGAACGG GCTCGACTTATTCGAAGATATGGAGCGGCCGTAGTGGTTATGGCTTTTGATGAGGAAGGACAAGCAGCGGAAACAATGCGGAAGTATGAGATTTGCGAGCGAAGTTACAG GATACTCACGGAAGAAGTTGGTTTCGATCCTTGCGACATCATATTCGATCCTAATATTCTCACCATTGCAACGGGTATGGATGAACACGCTAACTATGGTGTATACTTCATCGATGCTACACGAATGATTCGG GAAAATCTTCCCGGATGCCATGTTTCTGGTGGTGTATCGAACATATCGTTTTCATTTCGTGGAATGGag GCGGTACGCGAAGCTATGCACTCCGTTTTCCTGTACTACGCTATTAAAGCTGGAATGGATATGGGGATTGTGAACGCAGGAGCGCTTCCTGTTTATGAGGATATTCCAAAG GACCTTCTGATTCTGATCGAGGACCTGTTGTTCAACCGTGATCCTGATGCGACCGAGAAAATGCTGGTAGTGGCTCAAGACATGAAGAAAGAAGgcaaaaaagccgaaaaaacCGAGGAATGGCGTAATTTCAGCGTTGAGGAACGTCTCAAGTACGCACTTGTCAAG GGTATTGACACTCATGTTGTGGAAGACACCGAGGAAGCGCGGTGTATGACTGACAAATATCCGAGGCCATTGAATGTCATCGAGAGGCCGCTTATGGATGGAATGGCTGTTGTCGGAGAGCTATTCGGGTCCGGAAGAATGTTCTTGCCTCAG GTGATCAAATCAGCTCGAGTGATGAAGAAAGCTGTAGCCCATCTCATACCATTCATGGACAaggaacgagaagaaaatatcaagAAAATGGGCCTCAGTGAGGATCAG AGTCCTTATCAAGGTACAATGGTTATTGCAACCGTAAAAGGAGATGTTCATGATATCGGAAAAAATATTGTGGGTGTAGTGTTAGGATGTAATAACTTTAAG GTTATTGATCTAGGCGTAATGACACCTTGTGAAGTGATAATTAAAACTGCGATCGAAGAAAAAGCAG ACTTCATCGGATGCTCAGGACTAATCACACCTTCACTGGATGAAATGGTTCATGTGGCGAAAGAAATGCAGAGAAATGGGCTAAAAATACCGCTACTTATTG GCGGTGCCACTACATCCAAAACACATACAGCCGTAAAAATCGCTCCACGCTATGACAGTCCCGTTATTCACTGCCTAGACGCAAGTAAATCCGTTGTGGTG TGCTCTGCATTGACCGACAAAACTACAAAGGATGCATTCATTGCTGACATCAAAGAGGAATATGAAGAG GTACGGCAAGAACACTACGAATCTCTAAAGGAACGTCGTTTCACAGCGATTGATGTCGCCAGATCAAAAGCGTTGCGCATCGATTTCAATAAATTCGCGCCAG TTCACGAAAAAAACTACCACGTTACAGTAAAACCATCATTCCTTGGTCGTAAAGGATTCTTGGATTTCGATCTCCGCCAACTGATCCCATATATTGATTGGAAGCCGTTTTTCGATGTTTGGCAGCTGAGAGGAAAATATCCGAATCGAGCGTATCCAAGAATTTTCAAGGATGAACAAGTAGGAGAAGAAGCGAAGAGAGTGTTTGAT GATGCGCAAAAATGGTTGAGCAAAAtcattgaagaaaagaagctcAAAGCAAACGCTGTGGTAGGATTTTATGAAGCTGGGTCCGAGGGAGACGATATTTAT ttataTGAGAATGGTGCAAAAATTGCGACTTTCTACGGATTACGACAGCAGTCTGGACGTGAACACGATCAACCGCATCTGTGCATCAGTGACTTTATCAAACCTCTAACTAATG GCGCTCCATCGGACTACATTGGGCTTTTTGCTTGCACTGCTGGTTTAGGTGCTCAGGAGTACTGCAAAGAATTAGAGAGTGATCATGACGATTATGGAAGCATTATGATCAAG GCGCTAGCTGATCGTTTAGCTGAGGCGTTTGCAGAATATCTTCATCGTTTAGTACGAATCGACTTATGGG
- a CDS encoding hypothetical protein (NECATOR_CHRII.G8299.T1): MAFITTPTLSTLYNASLFAVPKPTTTENEQPAPKRKIIDPFDPEASVPLPYQLDELPYSTSVWKRNERERYRVRCVNNGYEALRRHLPVSDTEKRISKVDTLRLAIRYIRHLEAVLKNEEHVYKCRCFNGFAEESEGHVQIDINVRNVNHQRIGNEIKY; the protein is encoded by the exons ATGGCGTTCATCACCACACCAACATTGAGCACACTCTATAATGCAAGCCTTTTTGCCGTTCCCAAACCAACTACAACTGAAAATGAGCAGCCAG CTCCTAAACGGAAAATAATCGATCCATTCGATCCGGAGGCAAGCGTTCCACTCCCATATCAACTGGACGAGCT ACCTTACAGCACATCCGTATGGAAACGAAATGAACGTGAACGCTACCGTGTACGTTGCGTAAACAATGGTTATGAAGCGCTACGTAGACATTTACCGGTGTCCGACAC GGAAAAACGTATTTCGAAAGTGGACACATTGCGTCTGGCCATTCGCTACATCAGACATCTTGAAGCCGTACTCAAAAATGAGGAACATGTCTATAA ATGCCGATGTTTCAATGGATTTGCGGAGGAGTCGGAAGGACACGTGCAAATTGACATCAACGTTCGAAACGTGAATCACCAACGTATAGGAAATGAGATTAAATATTGA